In Triticum aestivum cultivar Chinese Spring chromosome 5B, IWGSC CS RefSeq v2.1, whole genome shotgun sequence, the following proteins share a genomic window:
- the LOC123117361 gene encoding agamous-like MADS-box protein AGL61 codes for MVRPRGTTSTGRHRIEMSLRPDKNSRQVTFSKRRAGLFKKCSELALLCGARVAVVVFSEAGNAFALGSPSMEAVLRRFDDGNDAGALVPAADVDDREALEELYRAREATAEQVASEIKRMNTIGDTVVKAQMGRRYWWEADVEALGEAELPEFARALDRLRANVRRHADKLRS; via the coding sequence ATGGTGCGGCCGCGCGGCACGACGAGCACGGGGCGGCACCGCATCGAGATGAGCCTCAGGCCGGACAAGAACAGCCGGCAGGTCACCTTCTCCAAGCGCCGCGCCGGCCTCTTCAAGAAGTGCTCCGAGCTCGCCCTCCTCTGCGGCGCCCGCGTGGCCGTCGTCGTCTTCTCCGAGGCGGGCAACGCCTTCGCCCTCGGCAGCCCCTCCATGGAGGCCGTCCTGCGCCGCTTCGACGACGGCAACGACGCCGGCGCCCTCGTTCCTGCCGCTGACGTCGACGACCGTGAGGCGCTGGAGGAGTTGTACCGGGCCAGGGAGGCGACCGCGGAGCAGGTGGCGTCGGAGATCAAGCGGATGAATACCATCGGGGACACGGTGGTCAAGGCCCAGATGGGGAGGCGGTACTGGTGGGAGGCCGACGTGGAGGCGCTCGGGGAGGCCGAGCTGCCGGAGTTCGCCCGGGCGCTCGACCGGCTCAGGGCCAACGTGCGCCGCCACGCCGACAAGCTCCGCTCCTGA